In the genome of Tachysurus vachellii isolate PV-2020 chromosome 9, HZAU_Pvac_v1, whole genome shotgun sequence, one region contains:
- the LOC132851747 gene encoding lithostathine-1-beta-like, with amino-acid sequence MMRTQLAQTSERSPELRHFIAEMNSFFCVLFLVATCGLSVGMIREYSYQELNQGVYWLTAQRYCRYYFKDLATVTTVEEHQRLAEIEKISNIKTDPGWIGWNKENNYQWTWSDGQSLFYLNWKSGWPLVGNLGWLKYCVALQNGYLTNTYCSSDFNFYCYRYLILVEESKTWEEALQYCATKYTTLASLPNATQMHQANLELTLSQTEGVWAGLRFMDAQWFWLSGDSVGTLDSLPACPAQPYRCGAFNITTNSWVNRDCKEKRNFICHWG; translated from the exons ATGATGCGCACTCAGTTGGCACAGACGAGTGAAAGATCTCCAGAGCTCAGACACTTCATAGCAGAGATGAATTCTTTCTTTTGCGTTTTGTTCCTGGTGGCCACTTGTGGGTTGTCTGTTGGTATGATAAGAGAATATAGTTACCAAGAACTTAATCAAGGTGTCTATTGGTTAACTGCTCAAAGGTATTGCAGATATTACTTCAAAGATCTGGCTACTGTGACTACTGTTGAAGAACACCAGAGACTTGCTGAAATCGAAAAAATCAGTAACATTAAAACTGACCCAGGCTGGATTGGGTGGAACAAAGAGAACAATTACCAATGGACTTGGTCTGATGGACAATCACTTTTTTACTTAAATTGGAAATCAGGTTGGCCTTTGGTTGGAAACTTAGGTTGGCTAAAATACTGCGTTGCTCTGCAAAACGGATACTTGACTAATACTTATTGTAGCAGCGATTTTAATTTCTACTGCTACAGATATTTGATTTTGGTGGAAGAATCTAAGACATGGGAAGAAGCTCTTCAGTACTGTGCCACTAAGTACACTACGTTGGCCTCTCTACCCAATGCGACACAAATGCACCAGGCAAATTTGGAGCTCACTTTATCCCAGACAGAGGGTGTGTGGGCCGGACTGCGTTTCATGGACGCACAATGGTTCTGGCTGAGTGGAGACTCTGTAGGGACACTGGATTCTTTGCCAGCATGTCCAGCTCAACCATACCGGTGTGGAGCGTTCAACATAACAACTAACTCCTGGGTGAACCGAGACTGCAAAGAGAAGCGTAATTTCATTTGTCACTGGGG CTAA